The genomic stretch ACACCTCATAGACAGTGGCCCAAGGCAGGGGTTGAACCCGCActcccagggccctggagctgtgtggcaacaACACTATCTGCAGTGCCACAATGCCGTCCCCCTTTAAAGCACTGTTAGACAAACATACTGCATCAGGAAACTCAATTCATGTAATAACTTTGGTTAACTTTTTAATCTCTTCAGACACCTGGTTCCTCTCAACACTACTCTTAACAAATCTGACattgtaatttttttctgtGATGCATTATCCACTCTTATCACAGTGATtaaattacacaaaaatgtaacaaatgGAGTGGATGGGCTGTACCCTGTAGGGGCAAAGGACTGGTTGACCCCCTGTGATGTCAGTGGGCTGGAGGAAGAGGACAGAGTGTTGGGCGAAGAACCGCGACTCGGGCTGTTGGGAGAGGAGCTGCTTGAAACTGTGAGAAACAACCACTTATTACTTCAAGAGTCAAGtgcttatttatatttattatgcaTTGGATGATATATATGTTCAGTATTTTAATTGCAAATCCTGTATTCAAATCAGACTTACCTCCTCCTGAAGCAAGAGGACTGAACGGTCTGGAACTTTGAGGCTGGAATTGGAAGTGACTTAGATTAATTGTGGACTAGGCAGGCTTGATGTAACTAACACACTCGTGCATTAactttgaaaaaataataataaaataatgtttacataCATTATTTCAGAAAAACCAAGATAAATTGAGATTTTCATGAAATGACTTGTTAATACACGTTCACAATGTTTGGACTCACCAGCCTGGTGTTAaagttgtgtgtttttataggtGAGGTGGACATGGGGCAGAAGATCCTCTTCTCCTTCTGTCGTCGGTTGCAGAACCACACTCTCACCACTTCCTTCTCCATCGACAACTGCTCTGAGATCAGAGTGATCTCTTCTGAGTTTGGTTTGGGATTCTGCAGAGTGGACAGCCTGTTAATAGGCAACTGTACCATCTACAACCTGAAATCCTAAAGCTGTCTAGTAGCTAACTCGATGCTAACATCGAACTCTCTTGTTCAAAGACCTCTATTACTCACATCTAAGAAGCGCTTCTCCAGTGTCATTTTGATGTTGGTCTCGATACtcgttctcttttttctcttcctcccaTAGCCCTCCATAAGCTGGGGTAAGGTTGTGGGGTTTGCCAGCGAATCAGAGGGAGAGTTTTCTGAGGATAGGCAACATACAGACTTTTAAAATGGCAGAAATGTCTTAGCATTTAGGAATCCTGATTTTGAGTTGGGTTACTACATCAAGGATGATCTGGATTGTGCCATTATGTTCTGGTGAATACCTGCATCACTGAGCCACTTCTCCAGCAACGGTTTGAGCTTGCACATGTTCTTGAAGCTGAGGTTGAGTGCCTCAAATCGCGAGATGGTGGTTTGACTGAAGTCATTGCCATAGAGCTTCCCCATAGCTAGACCCACATCACCCTGAAAGATCAACCAAACATCCCTATTAGCAACTGAATGATAGTCCCACTCTGtagcaaaaatatatttccaaTATATCCGATATAAATAGTACTTAAGGTACTATGAAGTGTTCAGAATTGTGTAAAAAAGCACTCTTGCCTGTGTGAAGCCCAGTTTGATCCGTCTCTGTTTGAAGGACTTAGCAAactgctccagctcctccaggtcactgggcTCTTCCTGTGGTGAGGGAACCACATGCTTAGGCACCTGTAAGTGAGACATGTCCAGATGTCCATCCATGGAAGTCCCAGCCAAGCCTGTTCGACCCATTGCCTGTACAGAGATTAATCAATAACATTAATGAAGTAAGTAATGTACTTTCATTTTGCCGAACATTTTCTAAACCCACACCTCACTACTAAGGTGCTTATTTAATACCACAAGTTATTATATCAGGAAAGCATGCTCCATAGTGCCTTGCTGTACATCAGTGATTCCCAAATATTTCTTTAGTTTCTCCTTTTGTAGATAAAAAGATTTTCCAGcccaccacccacacacacacacttatttattgcttatttttccttttcatttattttaaatatggtaattcatacaaaactgcaaaTTATTCCCAGAAAAAAGCTGTGTGTCCCCCTTTGGGAAGCACTGCTGTACATGTATACGTCTCACTGTTAGAACACTTTGGACATTCAGCAATTGCCCGCAAGTTGGGTATTTGAAGCACctacaatttaacacactgtgaaacaagaccacacaatatggggttgttgtttttttatccGCCTAAGCCagtaaacatgaaataaaatgagacaTTCTTCTTTGGCCCAAGCCAGAGATGAACAGGGCACAGGAGTAAACATCTTCTCATTCTCAGTTTATGGACAAGTGACGAAACGGGTGGTTCTGAACAGAAccttgtggcattttgacccaagcaggtcacagacattttattaagaccTCAGAACTGTACTGAAAGAAGCACTGAAATGGTTCATCACACTGTTTGAATGATTAAATACACTGTTTACCTGAGGAGTGAGGGCCAGACCTGGCTGATGTTGCAGTAGACCTGATTGGCTCTGTGATGGCAAGGACAGAAGATTTGGCTGTAGCAGTgctgagatagagagagacaggcagaatTAATATAGATTTTAAGTGATTTGATTTAAGCAATTAATTTAAATGGTATTCAAACCAAAAGGTTTTATTCACCCCTTAAAGGGGGTGAGCCATATAATAAAGCAATGAATCCGTCAGGGATTATGCAAAAAAGACAGTAGACCTATTTCCATCCCTAATAAATTCaccacattttaacattttaaaccttAAAGACAATAGACAAATCAACTCTTGCTTCTCTTTACTTTCCCTTGACGGACCTTGGTGTGCAGGTTGAGCCTGGGAGAGGAGAAATGATGAGGAGGGAGTGAGGTGAGAGCCTGGCATCAGGACCAGCTGTGGCAATGGGTGTAGGGATGGCAGCTCCTAGAATAACATCAATAACATTCAACGACTTAAGGCGTATTGGGGGAACAGTTGTAACTACACTGTTACATCTGATTCACTACATGATTGATATGAAGTGGATTGTGATGACAATGGTGTACCCCAGACAGCTGTCCTGTTGGTGCTGGTGATCCCTGTGTTAAGTGGCATGTCTTATGTGATGAGGTGGAATGAGGAGAATCGTTCAGGTCCTCTGTTTTTATCTGTGAACCAGGAAAAAATGGGCATTAGCTCCATTGTTTAAAGCAATGGTTTCTGTAAGATATTCCATGTGGCTGCAATACACTGGATATCAAAAATCCTTTATGGAAAGTGTCAGGTTGAGTACTTCTGATTAAACAGATGATTTggccaaaataaaatacagtgtgGTACAGTGGTAACACCATTGGCACCCATCTGAGAGACCTGGGTTTGATTCCAGGTCTGGGAAACCAGTCTGTGCTGCACCAATAAgggtccttgggcaagactcctaacactgcactGGCCTACTTGTAATACGAGTAGCCTCTGGATAATGCCAACTGCCCCATAAATGTTAGTATAAAATTCCCAGTTTTGCTATTAATGTGAAAATTTGTTTatacatgtttaaaatgttactttgtgcttttttttgtggtttttatatatatatatatatatatatatacaccttcATATGTATCATCCCAATAGGGATCAGCTATGAGGTGTCAGAAACCACAGTTTCTCACAGTTTTGATACAGAAGAAACTTATCTTTTCATATATGTggggtgtgtgaatgtgggcgTGTGAAATGCAATTATATTTTAGATCTACCATAAATTCAAAAATTAATATGTACTTAATGGGCATTTTTTCAAgaatatatgtgtttgtgtgtatgtttgtgtgtgtgcgcatgcgcACACATTCACAATAAGACCAGTAAAACTGCCTGTCTTGTTCAACGGGAGGGAACTTTTGAAAAACATTCCTTCCCTTCCCTCAGGCGGCAGAGTATGCAAATGACTCCAGGAGCCTGAGGCTAGTTCCTGtacacagagaacactgcagTCTTCTGCCTGAGATCAGATGACAGCACATTCATTTAGGACAAATCAAGGTAATTGTGGCTGACACAGACCACATTAAAAGAAGCTAACGTGTATAACGTTTTCATGTTATAGCCCACTATGTGTTTCAATGGCGTTTGTGGATGCATAGAAAACGTATTAAAAAAAGCTTTATTCCATACGTACTTGTCTTGTAAAGTCAATTCCATTTTGTTCAATATCTGTTGAAAGAAGAGGATATTGTTAATGATAGAAGATCACTCATCTCTTAAATTAATGTGTCTCCATATGGTTCCATGCATCAATTCCTCTCTCATATCTACATTACTGATTAGGTTCATCATAGTTACAAAGTAACTTAAAGTACACTCTGTATAATACATCCTGAGTTTAATGGCTCAGTAACAGTCCGTTTTAGGGGACTGATCACCATAAATCAACACTGAATGTGTCTGAATAGGTGTGTAGACTTGAAGGGAAACTCCACAGAATTTTTACAATCTCTGCATAATTAAGTTGTTCATATGGAAACACAGGTGTAAAGATCAGATGTAGAGAAAATAGGTTCAGGATTGTCCAAAGTGATATTGATAGGAACCAGAATCTGATGATTGATTTTAATGTCAGTAATAAATCAGGTTTTTACTtaatacatgtgtttttttaaagcatgcACAAAGTGGAGATATGTACATGGTCCTTCAGGGCACATTAGTGTcttaagaaaatatataattccTGGTTTACCCCTTTTTCTTTAACCACAAATATTCAATATACAGTCTCAGAAGACACATGTTTAGTGGTTTACAGGGTTCCCTGTGACATTTCTGACATTTCAATGTCTATATTTATGTTGTAGGCATTGGCATCTGATACCTATCAGTAACATAATGAAAACAGAGAACAGTAACATAATGAAATATGAGCAAATGAGTTTCTCTGCAATtaaccatttcacatcaaaccactctgagtGATTTTATTTACCTTTCAACATTTGAATTGTAGAATTATGCagatattgtaaaaaaaaaagtgaaattctTACATTCTATGAACACAGCAGTTTTAATTTTTGTGAAAAGTTTGTGATGAAATTTCCTACAAACCATTTTAAACATACAGATATGATACTcctgatatgtgtgtgtgttaaagataTCTGCAGGTATTTTATCTAATTCTTGCTAATCTTGATCTCTGCAGGAGATTCTGAGGCTTCTGTTTTTTGCTGCAGATTCCCTTTGTCTCCAAGCCTTGGCTGTGTTGGGTTCAAAGGTCTTTGCCAGGTAATATCTCCTGATTTGAAATTCAAATTGAGCTGTGTGAGGCTGTGGTTAGCGCATCAGTGCAGGGTTATGAAAATCCACCTCCTCCCCCTCAAACTTCCAGTATGGAAATGAATCGCACATGCAAATGGGCAAGTATCCATGGCAACCTCGGGCCAGTCCATATATTTGAATGTTTACAAACCCCCAGGTGCATCTCTTACTTGTTCGTTCTCTGTTGtggtctttttctttctctctaacaACATATATAACATTGTTGCTGtctgaacaaaaccttgtatcgccatattttatattttattaatcatttgAGAACACCAGGTGCCCATTACACCATGTAAATGTTTCGTGATAGACGGACCAATACACAcattccaacaggacttggaataaaatcttcttACATGAACTTACATTGaggttcattttttttctctccatcttcTGAAAAGCTACAATTATTAGATACAATCTTTTTGTCAGTAATGACGAAAAAAGACAGTAATGACGTATATTtacacaaacaacaaaataagTGTAGCTTCAactacaaacataaataaaaagctTTCAAATGTTACTAATGAAGTTTACATATAAATGTCTATTTAAAATCCACCAATGATTTCCAAATGCTGTTCAatgtaaaacttttaaaaatcgCTTTTTTAACAATATACAGACAACACAAAAATTCCAAAAATCTCTGGatgccatttttaaaaagtgtgacAGTAGAAAGTTGATCTTTCTTGAACCACTAAaccacacttaaaaaaaaaaaaagtaccttGCTGAGTTTACTTTATtcaaatttgaacattattttcacATGAATAAATTGCATTACATCAGCACAGTTTTTTATGTTCCACTTCACTTCCTTTTGGCAGTAGATGTGTATATGTCATGTGTAATATTCCTGAGAAGGTGATGCTTATATTTGGAACAAGATAATTCAATGCTTCGTGCTCTTTCAATGCAGTCAGTTCAGCTTCCTTCAGGGAAGCACAGAATAACAGCGTGGGTATGCCATTAAAACCTCTATACTAACTTTTTTGAAACTTGTCAAAAGTGCCTAAGGAGATCCTACATTAATAACAACAGGTTAACGGAGAAATACAGGAATGAACATTTCTATTTTCTCTGAACACTTCTGAACATTCCTGTTTTTCAGAAAAATGCCATTTCCTTTTCTTCCCTAATCTCTCCATATTTTCAAATTACGATGTATATCATCTAAAACATACAAGTTGTTCTGTTTTCATAAACCTGAGCTTATCTAGTAAAAGGAATTCCACCATTTTTCTTTTCCCTAAATGTATCCATAATTTAATAGTTCAGCTATTTCAGAGTACGATGTTGTTCCAATTTAAAGAAAAGTTTATTTTCTCTAAAAGTGGCATCCCATCAATTTAAAGTACATCACATAAATGTAATGGCTACAGAAACCTGGTGCAATGTCTGAGACATCATGGGTTCATGACATTTGATGATAAGGTTTTGGCATTTAAAGGCGATACAGGCTTCAATTAGGgattttgttttctctctcattgCTTTATTTTTACTGCAGCTAGAACCACAGACCGCTTTTAGGTTCAGagtttaaatacaaaataaataaatacacatttcgATATATTTGTGTAGACCTGGAGATTCtggctgttgtttttgttaacacacacacacacaaatttgaATCTGTCATTCTCTCTACAGTAGATTACTTCACATTAAACCActttgaatgactttgtttaaacCTCATCCACTGAATTTCTGGAATTCCTCTTTGATTTTTCTTCATGATTTAGTCTTTTTGAGTGAAACTAGTTTGTTCGGCTTTAATAAgggatttttttataattagttTTGATTAACTGACATCCACTAAAGACAGCGAGAGTAATTGCTGATACAGTTAGTTTTAAGGtgacaaaaaaattaatttgaaattttatttcatgtttaaaatttaatttgagtTTGCAAGCGGCACCTTTATGCCCATTATTATTGTCAGTCTCTTCTAAAATATTTACTATATGTCATTTTTCCAGCAAAAATACTGTATCACCTgacttaaaaaaacatttgttacCATGGAAAAACTGAGTCTGGTTCTCAAAAACAAGAACGTGCAGGATGGACTTGTgttctgtggaaaaaaaaaacatgatgcaGCATAGAACGAACTCTTAGGTCATTCTGATTAGTCATTGATGAACTGAAAGCATCCTCATTGTTTGGGAGTGAATAAGAACCAAGAGTTTTGTATTTTAACCTTTCTTAGTATGTGTGTTCTTGAAAGTAAGAGTGTAGTTTTATGAATGTGAACTGGCACTGCAAGATAACACCAAGCAATATGaggacataaaaacacacactgatattaTTACACTACAGAAATATGCACTGAATTGATATTTCTAATTATATTTATCTTATTCGTAGCAGAATGAATCAAAATACCgctatttaataaatattagatTTTTGATAAGTGTATTTCATAAATTTGCAACACAATTTTTGCTATTTTTTCGTCATTGGATAACTTTTGAGTTTGTTGTTCTATAAATGATGCTCCAAAACAAAAGTGTTTGCTGCCGTGGATGGTACAGATATGTGCACCTGTCTCCAGGATTTGTAACTGAAACCGACATTGTCACATTACAGGAAATGCGGCAACACAAAACGTTCATTTTCCAAATGCGCTCTCTGGGAATGCAGGTTCCTCATTTGAGGTGCTGTGCTCTACACTGAGGCGACGATCCTGAGCTTCTGCCTCAGGGTATGAACGCTTCACCGCAAACACAAcatccccctcctcccccctcTACACAGCAAACACATCCTGGTCCATCACATTCTGCAGCTACACCGTCACGCCCTTCTGTCAGTTACACTCGATGAGAGAGTCTCTCCTGTGTACCGCTACTCAGAGAAAAGTTCACACTGTACAAACCATGCGTCACGGATAAATAGTTTAAGATTCATGGTTCAGAGCTATAAAGTAAACAGTAGTGGAAGTTACAGAAATGAATagaaatggaaatgaaaataaCTGGAAAGTGCAGAGTCGCGGATGTTTATTAGGCTAAATTTGTTAAGAGCACCACTGTTAAAACAGACTAACCACTCTAATTCAATTAGGATGTGTATGTTCCTTTTGTGAAACTGACATATTCTATACAACAATTCTGCATCGCCCAGTGCAGTTATAATAGGACAAATTTAGACTTAGAATAACAAGTTAGACATGGAACAAATTTAATTTAGTATAAGTTCTACTTCACTGTCGAACAGACAAGCTACAAAACATTAAGAATACTAGAAAATAAACATTCCTGTTAAATAGACATATTTAGGCTAAAGAATGTAGTCAGACTAGAATGAAAGCTCTTCTTTAATAGCCCTTCAATAGACTTAATAGAATACACTTAGAATGAACTATTTCATTATCAAAAATTACAGTCTACAAACTTGGTTAGACTTGGAGAAGTAACACTTCCTTGTCCAATAGATGTAGTTAGGCTAAAAATAGAGGCAATAAAATTAGGCAAAGAACACACTGCTCAATataaagtttaataataataaccaagTTAAACCGTAAACACACTGAATCAGAACATGCAACTTCACATAAAGCCATTTAAAAATGCTATTTTATACTCTTTGTGTAGGATTAAGTCATATAAATACTGTACTACCCAATATAAGCCCTACACTATGATCTGTTCGACATGTTCTTCAGTGTCCCACACCTTATAGCCAAAGAGAATgaaagcttgtgtgtgttttgtgccgTGTAGTTGTTTCGGTTGAGTATGTCATTAAGGGTTCTGTACAGACTTGTCTGAGAAGGAGACCGTGACGGCCCAAGACAAAGAGCACAGCTCTGTCCCTGGTCAAAACCACAAACGACTCACGGCTGACAAACGACATGCTGCAGCTTTCTTGTGAATCCGTCTCTGCCAAACGCAAAGGTCCACCAACATATGTCAACAAAACATGAGTTCCAAATAAAGCCGTGAGCTGGAGATAAGCCATCAGACACAAAGGCTGTCCACTAAACGACCCATTGACCCAAGTCAGGTTTTATAGACATATATAGAGTTATAATAGAAGTTAACAGGTAAATGAGCCACTGAATAACTGTTCACTCTAATAAtgatgtttcatttttatttatatgtttatggCAAACGTTTCTCTAAATGCTGCttacgatatatatatatatttcatccTGTAAAATTTAATCATCATAGTTGTTTGATTTATTACTTTGCTATTTTTACACAATTCTTTTCTCTATTTGATGCTATAGAAGAGTCTGTGACGCTAATACAACGTCTCGCCATTAAATATCTGTTTGTTATTTCAAACAACAAGTGGTAAAGTTGATTATTTTGATGgacatatatttattatttctgcTGCAATACTACTAAAATATATCCTCCCTAAACATGCAGTATAACGTCCAACTACATGACTGCACAACcaccaaaagcaaaaaaataaaattaaaaaagccTAATTATACAGTGATCAAAGCAGATGAAccattttacaaaacaaaaaaaagtatgtGCATATTCTTACAGAAAGTAACTGATCCCTTTCTCTGCATCTTCCATGTTTCCCGTTAAATTCCATCCAACACCTGTGGTGTATAAGCGGCGTCAAGAACACCCAAACCGACCAGCAATGTCTTACCTGTGTGTTCATGAGGATCCCTCTGTTCCACAGCTTCTGTGCTCATCTTAATATCTGTAAATGATAAATACAGCTGATTTTCCTAGAGGATCACAAGTTTATGCGGACACTGGGGCCAATTCATGGCACTGGCCCCACAGTCAGTAAAATGATCTTGAGGTTTATTCTAATAGCTCCGACTTTCAAATGGTCTCCCTTTATGTAAAGGGCTTGTTGTAATATTCATAAGGGCCGAGGTGATCCCCAGGCCTGggctttcctcctctctctaaTCTCTTCTagtcaaaaacatttaaatcgGTCAATATGCAGGTGACAGAGCCGAGCGATATGATTCTGACCATAGAGACCGGAGCTGTGCTGTGGGGAAGTGGCCACTTCCAAGCTTGCTGGATGCTATCATGTAGTTTTAGCACTCACCTTGATCAAGAGATGTTGAAACAAGTTCCCCTTTCTGGACGTTCGTGACCTCCTTGttgatcgagagagagagagagcgagcaaatAAAATAAGGTCTAGATGCTAAGGAGAATCTCTGAACATTTGGCAAAGTAGAGCTAGTGCTGGAGTATTCACCTTTTTCACGATCCCACATGAGCTGATAGACAGGTGATTTGCATAAGGCCCATGTTGCGTCCTATCCACACTCAGCCATTTTGCATAAAACAACAAAGGGGGGAGATGGCAaacttctgtaaaaaaaaagagctcCAAGCATGTGTGGCTTGTCTGgctttaaaatgtatgactTACCTGGCGGCCGGTGTTTATATTGATATGCTAGTATGCTCGTCAATGGTTTTAAAGGCCCACTGTTTGGTGTAGCTATGGTCCACGGCTTACAAATGATTTGAAGCCAGGTAAGTTTACTGTTAAGGAGGGACACGCTTACGACACTGGGTCAGATTTTAAATTTCTAGTAATATccagtaaaaaataaagaagaaggttattattttttaagttttattttgtttctaatgaaaaatattcagaaaagaCCCTGTAACAGAGTAACTATCGACTACTGAACAAATCTTTACCCTTTCTCTGTCtttatataatttccaattattcTTTGTTTTATAACACACACCATTTGAGATAAGATCACTGCGTATAGCAAtgcaatgtgtttatatttaaacattcataTTTCTATTGAATTATAGACAGATAGTTGTATTCAATCAGTTTTAATTcagtattatattaaatatacaatTCGACCTTAAGCCTGTATTACATTGATTTGTGGATCATGTTTGAGTTATGTTTAACTGGATGTGTGTAAAGTAGCCAGTCAGTCTAGACTAAGCCTCAAAAAAATGAGGTATCTGCCAAGTGACTTTTGTCCccgttattttttgttttgtttgaacaGGACATCCTGAACTGACACCTCTGCCTTAAGCCATGGTCTCAGCTTCAGTTACAGCCAGctaacactagagggcagtgttTAAATGAGGTACACTTTTGTGGTAACGAGTATATACACGGTCAGTGCATCCAAACCCAaacacatcacatcacatcGACGCTGtactaaatatataaatcataACCAAAGATACCTGTAAAACTACATGGAAATATTGAGATCATAAAGTCTTATGCATGAATTACTCCTTTCATGACTTCCAGACTTGATTTATGTTTTTGGGTGACATTgacattagccttgtagctccagtgcaCTACACAAGTTAACTTTAGGCCCAAAATCTACATTAAAGGCTGCATTAAAGGGATAATTTGTGAAGATCTGAGGAGCAGAAGcgcaaattatttttattattattattattattaattgacGTTAAATGTAAAATTCTTTCAGTTATTTAGAATCAAGGCACATCATGGAATTGGCTTGTACCTCAGAGATTCGCTCGTGTTTAGTCACTGCTCCACAAGCGGGTGCTAATCAGTGCTGTGCATCAGACACGGTCCCTGTCCTTTTACAAAATTTTTGATGGTGATCTAAATGTATCTAGAGAGTAATTAAACTCAGTAAGTCAATTTACAGCAGCAAATAACTGTTTGGGGATTGTTGGTTGAAAAGGATCATAATAAATCAATACAGACACAGGAAACTAAAACACGGAAATAAAAAGTTAATGTTTAATCACACCATAGTGGAAATAGTCACAGATATTGTTTTGTTAAAATTCATATTTGttgtaaatgaaataaacaaagcatAAGCTTTTACACAATGTATGGCacaagaaacatttaaaaatgtttttatttttttaaataaagcaacAACATGTTTAACATTTCATCTATTTATTATGCAGTATTGAATCATAATTTGTATTATGTATAACAATAATATTGCATAATTtagtgtt from Hoplias malabaricus isolate fHopMal1 chromosome 2, fHopMal1.hap1, whole genome shotgun sequence encodes the following:
- the pou2f3 gene encoding POU domain, class 2, transcription factor 3 isoform X1 — encoded protein: MSTEAVEQRDPHEHTEHKSILHVLVFENQTQFFHDIEQNGIDFTRQIKTEDLNDSPHSTSSHKTCHLTQGSPAPTGQLSGELPSLHPLPQLVLMPGSHLTPSSSFLLSQAQPAHQALLQPNLLSLPSQSQSGLLQHQPGLALTPQAMGRTGLAGTSMDGHLDMSHLQVPKHVVPSPQEEPSDLEELEQFAKSFKQRRIKLGFTQGDVGLAMGKLYGNDFSQTTISRFEALNLSFKNMCKLKPLLEKWLSDAENSPSDSLANPTTLPQLMEGYGRKRKKRTSIETNIKMTLEKRFLDNPKPNSEEITLISEQLSMEKEVVRVWFCNRRQKEKRIFCPMSTSPIKTHNFNTRLPQSSRPFSPLASGGVSSSSSPNSPSRGSSPNTLSSSSSPLTSQGVNQSFAPTGTWYRWNTTAYHH
- the pou2f3 gene encoding POU domain, class 2, transcription factor 3 isoform X2 yields the protein MSTEAVEQRDPHEHTDIEQNGIDFTRQIKTEDLNDSPHSTSSHKTCHLTQGSPAPTGQLSGELPSLHPLPQLVLMPGSHLTPSSSFLLSQAQPAHQALLQPNLLSLPSQSQSGLLQHQPGLALTPQAMGRTGLAGTSMDGHLDMSHLQVPKHVVPSPQEEPSDLEELEQFAKSFKQRRIKLGFTQGDVGLAMGKLYGNDFSQTTISRFEALNLSFKNMCKLKPLLEKWLSDAENSPSDSLANPTTLPQLMEGYGRKRKKRTSIETNIKMTLEKRFLDNPKPNSEEITLISEQLSMEKEVVRVWFCNRRQKEKRIFCPMSTSPIKTHNFNTRLPQSSRPFSPLASGGVSSSSSPNSPSRGSSPNTLSSSSSPLTSQGVNQSFAPTGTWYRWNTTAYHH